TCCTAGCGGGCAACGGCAACACCGGCCACGCAGCGCGGCACCTCGCCGACACGACCGAGGCGCCGGCTGCCGCCATTCCTGCTGTTCCGGCCATGCCGAAACCGACGATCCCCACCATCGTCCCGGCGGTCACGTTACCGCCGATCCCGGCCGTGCCAAAGGTGACATTGCCGCCGATGCCCGCCATCCCGACcgtgccggcggtgaccatGCCACCGATGCCCGCCGTGCCGGCCGTGCCGGCGGTGACTCTGCCGCCGATGCCCGCGGTGCCCACCGTGCCGCCGAACACTGTCGTcgttcccgccgccgtcgtgccggCGTTGCCAAAGGTGGCGCTGCCGCCGATGGCCGCCGTCCCCAACGTTCCAATGCCATTCCTCGCGCCACCACCCAAGGCCTAAACGTAGCTCGTTTCGCCATGTGTGCACGATGAGTGTCAGTGTGTGTTTAATGCTATTTTGTTGATTGTACGTTTTTGCATGGCGTACAGATATTTTGTCATTCTTTCATGTATGTACTGTATACTATATATGTGGGCTTGTACTTGATTGAATTTTATGGAATCGGTTGTCGAGGTTTCTTGACAATAATCTCTGAATTTTACTACAATTCCTGGGTTGACCGacacataaaaaagaaaattccaTTCATACCATAATAAAGATCGAACAAATTTGAAGAATACAGTGTAGAATTAATAGTACTACCTTGCAAAATTGTGGTACTACTTAAAATAGCCGGCTAAACCTTTCTATGGATAGGGTTTTATGATTTTCTCCACATAAAACCATATTCTTTTGGGCTACTTTTAATATTGGAatcaaaagaaaacaattaTAAATAGGAACTAGAGCATCCCTATCGCTTGCCCCGTGCATGGCCCCCCGTgggctagggatgaaaacggtcggaaataATCGGAAACggtacattattttattatttttttcgaaaACGAACGGAAACGGTCtggaaattttcatatttatgaATTCATCTATTTAGTGTCAACTTCAATGCCACGCTtacagaaataaaaaaaaactaaaatttgaaaacgGTAACCAACggtaaaattattattattatattagttttgCGGAAACGGTATCGGTACGATCGGGAAGTTtccataccgttttcacccctaccgtGGGCTGTGCTCGGCTCGGGGCACATCGGCCCCCGGGGTGCGATCCCCTATGGGCGGTGCTTGGGGCACATCCCTCCCACCCTCCCTGTGGTCGGTGCCCAAGACACCTCTATCACCTCTTGggcatatttttttctttttaatccatGTGTGTTTTTATTAAGCTTGGgcctttttccatttttttttctatagcaGGCCAAATCCAACAAGATGCACACTTGGACTTCGTAGGCCACatgcttttttttgttttttccagATTGCTATTTGAATCTATTTTAAAACTGGATGTACAAAGTTTATAGGTATAAAATTCACATGAACAAAAttacataaagtttatatgttCAAAGTATTTATGCATAAAATTTTCGCATATAAATTGTTTCTAGGCCAAAATGATATGCTACTAAATTTCTTTCAAATTAATATATACAAATTTTATCTATACAAAGTTTCTATATACTAGTACAAAGTTTACACGCAACAAAATGTCTATTTgtataatttatatatacaaATATTTTGATATACAATCTAtctataaaaggaaaaaaaaaagaggttagCTATTGGTTGTGACCCGcataaaacaagaaacataaGTGGGCTCTTTTTCTCTATAAGGGTTCATTAGCTTACCTaggaagagaagagggagaCCTACCTgggaagagaagagggaggcAGGTAGCGCTACCACACGAAGTAGCACTGATTTTATCATGCGATCGCACGTCCTAGGAGGCACATGATCAATTGCGAATTAGACGAAGCCTTTGTAGGAGAAGTAATCTTGTGCCAACAGGTACTTCTCTATGTCC
The window above is part of the Oryza sativa Japonica Group chromosome 7, ASM3414082v1 genome. Proteins encoded here:
- the LOC4342379 gene encoding protein PELPK1, producing MASSSNLLAMAIAVAAVLLAGNGNTGHAARHLADTTEAPAAAIPAVPAMPKPTIPTIVPAVTLPPIPAVPKVTLPPMPAIPTVPAVTMPPMPAVPAVPAVTLPPMPAVPTVPPNTVVVPAAVVPALPKVALPPMAAVPNVPMPFLAPPPKA